Proteins from a genomic interval of Candidatus Cloacimonadota bacterium:
- the rplX gene encoding 50S ribosomal protein L24: MKIKKNDKVRVITGEYKGVEGLVLKAFPKINKVIIEKVNFIKKHQRPTQQNQSGGIIEMEAPIHISNIQLICPKCGQPTKPRLKILEDKSRVRYCAKCGDMI; this comes from the coding sequence ATGAAAATTAAAAAAAATGATAAAGTAAGAGTTATTACTGGTGAATATAAAGGTGTTGAAGGATTGGTCTTGAAAGCATTTCCTAAAATTAATAAAGTTATTATTGAAAAAGTAAATTTTATTAAGAAACATCAGAGACCGACACAGCAAAATCAGTCTGGGGGAATAATTGAAATGGAGGCTCCAATACATATTTCTAATATTCAATTGATCTGTCCCAAATGTGGTCAACCAACCAAACCAAGATTGAAAATTTTAGAAGATAAAAGTAGAGTTAGATATTGTGCTAAATGCGGTGATATGA